The sequence below is a genomic window from Geminocystis sp. M7585_C2015_104.
TAGGCACAAAGGGTACAAAAAAAGCGTATTTGCCAGTCTTCTCCTTCACTTTTGCCGCCACGGTAGCCAACTGGGCAAAGGTTTGGGGTGGTTGTGATATGCCTGCTTTCTTCAGCAATTCTTTATTGTAAACCGTAATTGTAGTGGTTAAATACCAGGGTATTCCAAACACAATTTTTTCACAGTCAGGAGAACAAATTTTAATACTATTGGCCTCCCAAATTTTCTCCAAATATTGCTGCTTATATTGAGGAGACACCTCTTTGTCCAAATCCAACCATGCCTTCCTACTTGCGAGCGAAGCGGCAAAATCGGGGTTTAAATTCGCCACATCTGGGGCATTTTTACTGGATACCGCGGTCAAAATTTTGCTCTCCATGGCATTCCAAGGCACATCTACCCACTTCACTTTATAGGGGGCGTTTTTCTGTTCAAATTCTTGATTTAACTCTCTAAAATAGTCATTAAATTGGGGTTGTAGTTGCATTGTCCAGAATTCTATTTCCGCGTTACCCGGATTACCCCCCTGACAACCCACTAGCAGAGACACACAAAACCCCAACAGAAAGCAAAAGACAGACAGTAAAGATAAACCTCTTCTTGACATAACCTCTACAAAACAAAGGAATAAAGTGATACTACCAGATTATTGACTCGGAAATCTCGGGATGACAGACGAATCCGGCTATGGGAAAGTTTATGGCAATTTGTTAATTTCTCTTGGCAGTTTCCATAAGACAAAATACTATTAAAAAAAAGGATTTTTCTTTAGAACAAAAAAAAAGTTATTATTAGCGGGTTCATGGGGTAAAATAGTATCAGCTTTATAAAGTAAACGTATAAAATACGTAAAAACCCGGCGGAGGGAGGAAAATGTTAGGTTTTTTAGACAACCTGCTAGGTGGCAACAGGAAAGGGGTGGGGATTGAAATTGCCCCAGATAGAGTCTCTCTTGCCCAGTTGAGCAAAAAAGGACAACAATACAAGTTACTAAAATACCACAGTCTGGAAGTACCAGAAGAGATTTTCGAAGATGGGCAGATTGTAAATACCACCGCCTTGTCAGAGGTGATAGAAGAGTTGGTGAAGGAGGCAAGAGTAAAGCCAAAACAAATAGCCACGGCGGTGCCCATGAAGGATGTAATAATGAGAATAATCCCAATGCCAGCAGAATTGAATGATCAAGAATTAAGAGATGCAGTATTAAACCACGAAGCCCCACTATATTTGCCTTATCCCCGGGAAGAAGTAGACATTGACTATCAAAAACTGGGCTATTTTGTGGATGAAGACGGGATAGAAAAAGTACAGGTATTATTGGTTGCTACTAGGAAAGAAATTACGGATTTATACTTAGAGAGTTTCCAGCAGGCTGGTTTAACGGTAACAGTACTGGAAACCAATAGTTTCGCCCTCATGAGGCTTCTGAGGGAACAATTAAAACAGTTTGCGGCGGGGGAAGCAGTGGTACTAGTGGATATAGAATTCGACAGCACCGACATTGCCATCATATCCGAAGGAATACCCCAATTTACCCGCACTATCCCAATAGGAGTATATCAGATGCAAACCGCCCTAGCCCAGGCCATGAATTTGCCCGCGTCCAGAAATACAGAGTTGCTACAAGAAATCACTATCCCCAACAATCCAGAACAGGGGACGAGTATAAGTACTACAAGTAGTCAGACTTGGATCAACCCAGGCATGGACTCCCTCTTGAGGGTTTTAAACGAACTGGTGGACGAACTGAGACGCTCCATCAACTTCTACCTGAACCAGAGCAGTAACATTGAGGTAGTACAGATGTTACTGGCGGGGCAGGGGGCAGGTATAGCCCAAATTGATGAATTCTTCACCAGAAGGCTGAACATTCCAACAATACAGGTGGATCCGGTTTCAGCCATATCTGTTACCCTAAAACAAGAATTGTCACCCATGGAAAGGGCAGGATTGGGCACAGTACTAGGTTTAGGAATGAGGATGAGTTGACCATGTACAGTATTGACATAAACTTTCTAAGAGATCGCAAAGCGGAAACCATCACCACCACTGCCTTCAAGAAGAAGTCGGACACCACTATTAAGGAGCAACTCCCCATTTTAATAGGCGGTGGGGTGGGTTTAGCTTGTATTGCCCTGACAGGGGGAATTATACTTATCCTGGAACAACAAAAAACTGCCACTAAGAATGTTATTGACCAACTGGATGCGGAAATCCAAAAACTAACAGGACAAAGTCAAGAGGTAAAACAGATAGAAACAGAAATCGAGAGTGTTAATCGCGAAATTGGCACTTTAGTCAGTGTCTTTAATAATATAAAACCCTGGTCGGCAATATTGGATGAGATTTCCACCCTAACCCCTCCGGGAATCCAACTCAACTCTATAAGTCAAACGGAGGGGAAAAAACTCACTATTAACGGCAACGCCCTTAGTTATGAGCAAGTCAATGATTTCCTTCTGACTCTGAAAAACTC
It includes:
- the pilM gene encoding type IV pilus assembly protein PilM, producing MLGFLDNLLGGNRKGVGIEIAPDRVSLAQLSKKGQQYKLLKYHSLEVPEEIFEDGQIVNTTALSEVIEELVKEARVKPKQIATAVPMKDVIMRIIPMPAELNDQELRDAVLNHEAPLYLPYPREEVDIDYQKLGYFVDEDGIEKVQVLLVATRKEITDLYLESFQQAGLTVTVLETNSFALMRLLREQLKQFAAGEAVVLVDIEFDSTDIAIISEGIPQFTRTIPIGVYQMQTALAQAMNLPASRNTELLQEITIPNNPEQGTSISTTSSQTWINPGMDSLLRVLNELVDELRRSINFYLNQSSNIEVVQMLLAGQGAGIAQIDEFFTRRLNIPTIQVDPVSAISVTLKQELSPMERAGLGTVLGLGMRMS
- a CDS encoding PilN domain-containing protein, giving the protein MYSIDINFLRDRKAETITTTAFKKKSDTTIKEQLPILIGGGVGLACIALTGGIILILEQQKTATKNVIDQLDAEIQKLTGQSQEVKQIETEIESVNREIGTLVSVFNNIKPWSAILDEISTLTPPGIQLNSISQTEGKKLTINGNALSYEQVNDFLLTLKNSPFLNPENTKLTTSSLGNSPNAASEASQATDQQQQVVLFTITTEIADRPASQLLAFLERRGAIGLVSRISALQRSGILQKATFVEQSKEENKEKGEKK